One Paucidesulfovibrio longus DSM 6739 genomic window carries:
- a CDS encoding ABC transporter permease encodes MAAFKRFSWSRFKAVVRKEFVQMRRDRLTFAMMIGIPLMQLVLFGYAINSDPRHLPTAVLSADNSPYARSIVAAMRNSDYFEVRVLPDSRAEILRLLDLGEVQFAVTIPENFGRDLVRGDRPALFVEADATDPVATGGALKNLPAIVDHALAPLLRGPLATLAAGPSPVEILTHAEYNPEAESQYNIVPGLMGVILTMTLTMITSLAITRERERGTMENLLTTPVRPLEVTLGKILPYVMVGYIQVLLILTAAKVLFGVPMHGSLALLLLLTLIFIGANLSVGVTISTIARNQLQAVQMSIFFFLPSLLLSGFMFPFRGMPEWAQYVGSVLPLTHYLRLARGILLKGNGIGESMPHAWPILLFWTVIVIVGLKRYRQTLD; translated from the coding sequence ATGGCCGCTTTCAAGCGTTTTTCCTGGTCCCGCTTCAAGGCCGTGGTCCGCAAGGAGTTCGTGCAGATGCGCCGCGACCGCCTGACCTTCGCCATGATGATCGGCATCCCCCTGATGCAGCTGGTGCTCTTCGGCTACGCCATCAACTCGGACCCGCGCCACCTGCCCACGGCCGTGCTCTCGGCGGACAACTCGCCCTATGCCCGCTCCATCGTGGCGGCCATGCGCAACAGCGACTATTTCGAGGTGCGCGTGCTGCCGGACTCCCGCGCCGAAATCCTCAGGCTCCTGGACCTGGGCGAGGTGCAGTTCGCCGTGACCATCCCGGAGAACTTCGGACGCGACCTCGTGCGCGGCGACCGGCCCGCCCTGTTCGTGGAAGCGGACGCCACGGACCCCGTGGCCACGGGCGGCGCGCTGAAGAATCTCCCCGCCATCGTGGACCACGCCCTGGCCCCGCTCCTGCGCGGCCCCCTGGCCACGCTCGCGGCGGGTCCGTCCCCGGTGGAAATCCTCACCCACGCGGAATACAACCCGGAGGCCGAAAGCCAGTACAACATCGTGCCGGGCCTCATGGGCGTGATCCTGACCATGACCCTGACCATGATCACCTCCCTGGCCATCACCCGCGAACGCGAGCGCGGCACCATGGAAAACCTGCTGACCACTCCGGTGCGCCCGCTGGAAGTGACCCTCGGCAAGATCCTGCCCTACGTCATGGTCGGCTACATCCAGGTGCTCCTGATCCTCACGGCGGCAAAGGTGCTCTTCGGCGTGCCCATGCACGGCTCCCTGGCGCTCCTGCTCCTGCTGACACTGATCTTCATCGGCGCGAACCTCAGCGTGGGCGTGACCATCTCCACCATCGCCCGGAACCAGCTCCAGGCCGTGCAGATGTCCATCTTCTTCTTCCTCCCCTCGCTGCTGCTCTCCGGGTTCATGTTCCCGTTCCGGGGCATGCCCGAATGGGCGCAGTACGTAGGCTCGGTCCTGCCCCTGACGCACTACCTCCGGCTCGCGCGGGGCATCCTGCTCAAGGGCAACGGCATCGGCGAGTCCATGCCCCATGCCTGGCCCATCCTGCTTTTCTGGACCGTGATCGTCATCGTGGGCCTGAAGCGGTATCGCCAGACGCTGGATTGA
- a CDS encoding ABC transporter ATP-binding protein, translating to MTNAREVVIDVHGLTKIFGKRTVVNGLDMQVRKGEIFGFLGPNGSGKTTFIRMLCGLLRPDAGEGSCLGLDIRTQAAEIKPQVGYMAQRFSLYEDLTVRENLEFMARVYGLENVRAEVDHTIERMGLERYTENLAGSLSGGWKQRLALGACTQHRPLLLLLDEPTAGVDPGARRDFWDEVHNLAGQGLTALISTHYMDEAERCHRLAYIAYGNLLAQGSTEELVRDSGLITWAVRAEAGDSEAVFELSRELGEEPGVNQVVPVGVTLNVCGRDDARLEELSRKYADGFRWSRAETSLEMVFIDLMRNAEVN from the coding sequence ATGACGAACGCCCGCGAAGTGGTCATCGACGTGCACGGCCTGACCAAGATCTTCGGCAAGCGCACCGTGGTCAACGGCCTGGACATGCAGGTCCGCAAAGGGGAAATCTTCGGCTTTCTCGGCCCCAACGGTTCGGGAAAGACCACCTTCATCCGCATGCTTTGCGGACTGCTGCGGCCCGACGCGGGCGAAGGCTCCTGCCTCGGCCTCGACATCCGCACCCAGGCCGCCGAGATCAAGCCGCAGGTGGGCTACATGGCCCAGCGCTTCAGCCTGTATGAAGACCTGACCGTGCGCGAAAACCTCGAATTCATGGCCCGCGTCTACGGACTGGAGAACGTGCGCGCCGAGGTGGACCACACCATCGAGCGCATGGGCCTGGAGCGCTATACGGAAAACCTCGCGGGTTCGCTTTCCGGCGGCTGGAAGCAGCGCCTCGCCCTGGGGGCCTGCACCCAGCACCGTCCGCTGCTGCTGCTCCTGGACGAGCCCACCGCGGGCGTGGACCCCGGCGCGCGCCGCGATTTCTGGGACGAGGTCCACAATCTCGCGGGCCAAGGACTGACCGCGCTGATCTCCACGCACTACATGGACGAGGCCGAACGCTGCCACCGGCTGGCCTACATCGCCTACGGCAACCTCCTGGCGCAAGGCTCCACCGAGGAGCTCGTCCGCGATTCCGGCCTGATCACCTGGGCGGTGCGGGCCGAAGCGGGCGATTCCGAAGCCGTGTTCGAACTTTCGCGCGAGCTGGGCGAGGAGCCCGGCGTGAACCAGGTCGTGCCCGTGGGCGTGACGCTGAACGTCTGCGGCCGCGACGACGCCCGCCTGGAGGAGCTTTCCCGGAAGTATGCCGACGGGTTTCGCTGGAGCCGCGCCGAAACCAGCCTGGAAATGGTCTTCATCGATCTGATGCGCAATGCCGAGGTGAATTGA
- a CDS encoding HlyD family secretion protein, whose protein sequence is MRKRSIHRLTRRRAGSFSAGMALALLLAALLAGCDDAATLQGYVEGDYVDVASPLAGRLESLDVRRGGEVRAGEPLFRLEDAYERAAVDEAEQNVLRAENSLADKTKGQRPSELAAIQAQLREADSSLSYARKDYERKKRLFEERTISAQELDLARTEYETARQASNRIQAELNTARLGGRSDEVAAAQAELDAARAKLEQARWNLDQKTQSAPVSGLVFDTYYDRGEWVAAGRPVVSLLPPENIKVIFFVPETLAGTLRPGMKAEIGFDGAPAPVAVTISYVSPEAEYTPPVIYSSQNRAKLVFRVEARPAPGHETELRPGQPVDVALAAGQTGTAKAAQ, encoded by the coding sequence GTGCGAAAGCGTTCAATCCATCGCCTGACCCGGCGCAGAGCCGGATCCTTTTCCGCTGGCATGGCCCTCGCCCTGCTGCTCGCCGCGCTTCTGGCGGGGTGTGACGACGCCGCCACGCTCCAGGGCTATGTGGAAGGGGATTACGTGGACGTGGCCTCGCCCCTGGCGGGCAGGCTGGAATCCCTGGACGTGCGCCGGGGCGGCGAGGTCCGCGCGGGCGAACCGCTCTTCCGGCTGGAGGACGCCTACGAGCGCGCCGCCGTGGACGAGGCCGAACAGAACGTCCTGCGGGCGGAAAATTCCCTGGCCGACAAGACCAAGGGACAGCGCCCCTCGGAACTGGCCGCCATCCAGGCGCAGCTCCGCGAGGCGGACTCCAGCCTGAGCTACGCCCGCAAGGACTACGAACGCAAGAAGCGGCTCTTTGAGGAGCGGACCATCTCCGCCCAGGAACTGGACCTCGCCCGGACCGAGTATGAAACGGCGCGGCAGGCCAGCAACCGCATCCAGGCCGAACTGAACACGGCCCGGCTGGGCGGCCGCAGCGACGAGGTGGCCGCGGCCCAGGCCGAGCTGGACGCGGCCCGCGCCAAGTTGGAGCAGGCCCGCTGGAACCTGGACCAGAAGACCCAGAGCGCGCCAGTTTCCGGGCTCGTCTTCGACACCTACTACGACCGGGGCGAATGGGTCGCGGCGGGGCGTCCCGTGGTTTCGCTCTTGCCGCCCGAAAACATCAAGGTCATTTTTTTCGTTCCCGAAACCCTCGCCGGGACGCTCCGACCCGGCATGAAGGCCGAAATCGGCTTTGACGGCGCTCCCGCGCCCGTTGCCGTGACCATCAGCTACGTCTCGCCGGAAGCGGAATACACCCCTCCGGTGATCTATTCGAGCCAGAACCGCGCCAAGCTGGTCTTCCGGGTGGAGGCCCGCCCCGCGCCGGGACACGAAACCGAGCTTCGGCCGGGGCAGCCCGTGGACGTGGCCCTGGCCGCCGGACAGACCGGAACCGCAAAGGCCGCGCAATGA
- a CDS encoding TetR/AcrR family transcriptional regulator encodes MQDTANQRMDTDSRQEQIARAALKLAENGLRAVTVTAVAEAVGLVPSALYRHFKSRSDILRAAFGLLRTMLLSNLEASSTEPDALLGLERFWKRHLALIQSNGAVPRIIFSEDIAGQGSPFREMLIKGQDAMIAGIAGIMAQGQRAGRIRDDVDPKDLAVLFLGQILLPAHMFFLRRGEFDLEAQVGRNWNIFREMLAPRDIPVEESPCESVQSIA; translated from the coding sequence GTGCAGGACACCGCAAATCAACGCATGGACACCGACAGCCGTCAGGAGCAGATCGCGCGGGCCGCGCTGAAACTGGCCGAAAACGGGCTGCGCGCCGTGACGGTCACGGCCGTGGCCGAGGCCGTGGGCCTGGTTCCCTCGGCGCTGTATCGGCACTTCAAGAGCAGGAGCGACATCCTTCGCGCCGCCTTCGGCCTGCTGCGGACCATGCTGCTCTCCAACCTGGAGGCGTCTTCCACGGAACCCGACGCCCTGCTGGGGCTGGAGCGGTTCTGGAAACGGCACCTGGCCCTGATCCAAAGCAACGGGGCCGTGCCGCGCATCATCTTCTCGGAGGACATCGCAGGCCAGGGAAGCCCCTTCCGCGAAATGCTCATCAAGGGGCAGGATGCCATGATCGCGGGCATCGCCGGGATCATGGCCCAGGGACAGCGCGCCGGACGCATCCGGGACGACGTGGACCCCAAGGATCTGGCCGTGCTCTTTCTCGGACAAATCCTGCTGCCCGCGCACATGTTCTTTCTCCGCCGGGGCGAATTCGACCTGGAAGCCCAGGTGGGAAGGAACTGGAACATATTCCGTGAAATGCTCGCCCCGCGCGACATCCCCGTGGAGGAATCCCCGTGCGAAAGCGTTCAATCCATCGCCTGA
- a CDS encoding DUF362 domain-containing protein: MRIPVALARILEYESTLLEPAVRLLLDEIGCAPQRGQRVLVKPNLVSRGNAGLSCTHPLVVRAVCQHLLDLGATVTVADSPAFGTAGQVARASGLAQALRPLGLRVRSLGRPEPLRLSFGAEIGLSRTARDAEMIVNLPRLKAHCQMRLTCAVKNLFGCVTGWRKAVAHARHGDQGNRFPALILDVAEALPPTFTLLDAIRPMHRSGPVKGVAFELGLLAACADPIALDTAVYGLLGLSPEKVPLWAEARRRGRAGADPKRLAYPLESPAAFDASGFEIPRTLDPETFHPLRVAKGRLRSLLHRLGLRG, translated from the coding sequence ATGCGCATTCCCGTGGCCCTGGCCCGCATCCTGGAATACGAATCCACCCTGCTCGAACCGGCGGTCCGGCTGCTGCTGGACGAGATCGGCTGCGCGCCGCAGCGGGGCCAGCGCGTGCTGGTCAAGCCGAACCTCGTTTCGCGCGGCAATGCGGGACTCTCCTGCACCCACCCCCTGGTGGTCCGCGCGGTCTGCCAGCACCTGCTGGACCTGGGCGCGACCGTCACGGTGGCCGACTCCCCTGCCTTCGGCACGGCGGGCCAGGTGGCCCGCGCCAGCGGACTCGCGCAGGCGCTGCGCCCCTTGGGGCTGCGCGTCCGGAGCTTGGGCCGCCCAGAGCCGCTGCGGCTTTCCTTCGGAGCGGAAATCGGCCTCTCGCGCACGGCCCGCGACGCCGAAATGATCGTGAACCTGCCGAGACTCAAGGCCCACTGCCAGATGCGCCTGACCTGCGCGGTCAAGAACCTCTTCGGCTGCGTCACGGGCTGGCGAAAGGCCGTGGCCCATGCCCGGCACGGCGACCAGGGCAACCGATTCCCGGCATTGATCCTGGACGTTGCCGAGGCCCTGCCGCCCACGTTCACGCTGCTGGACGCCATCCGGCCCATGCACCGCTCCGGCCCGGTCAAGGGCGTGGCCTTCGAACTGGGGCTTCTCGCCGCCTGCGCCGATCCCATTGCCCTGGATACGGCGGTCTACGGCCTGCTTGGGCTCTCCCCGGAAAAGGTGCCCCTCTGGGCCGAGGCGCGAAGACGGGGCCGGGCCGGAGCCGACCCGAAACGGCTCGCCTATCCCCTCGAATCCCCCGCCGCCTTCGACGCTTCGGGTTTCGAGATTCCCCGGACGCTCGACCCGGAAACATTCCACCCGCTCCGAGTGGCAAAAGGCAGGCTGCGCAGCCTGCTGCACCGCCTCGGCCTGCGCGGCTGA
- a CDS encoding ABC transporter ATP-binding protein: MNTENPLIRLRRASVRRGGKTILGCVDFALRRGEHVAVLGGNGAGKSTLLSLCRGDLPPTEGERVYDFGAGPQVSPIGLRERMGLVSAALHDKYACSDWRISVEEAVASAFQDSWLCYNPPLEKERAEARAMLDDLGIADLADQPVSGLSTGQLRAVLLARALVTRPEVLFLDECLDGLDAAARKLIMQLMNRAAGRCTLVCAVHHQADIPASVRRALLLREGSVVASGALEEVAAHRRDHEDGECLAELPAPPDLDVPYIFRLENVSVVFAGRKALDGLDWTVRPGENWAVLGGNGAGKSTLLRVLLGLEDVYPGGRLGWFGVDELPDLTEVRRRVGYASPLLQGSYSYDLPVRETVWSGYFGSVGLYEQPDEEQKARAELYLRFFGLDRLADRRIRSLSYGQLRRVLLARAAVSGPALLLLDEPLSGLDRRARPKVLGLLERLAATGTHFVYVTHHVEELFPAIDHVLHLEQGRAVYCGLRENLRS, translated from the coding sequence ATGAACACGGAAAATCCATTGATCCGACTGCGGCGCGCCTCGGTGCGTCGGGGAGGAAAGACCATACTCGGCTGCGTCGATTTCGCGTTGCGCCGCGGCGAGCATGTCGCCGTGCTCGGCGGCAACGGTGCGGGCAAGTCCACGCTGCTTTCCCTGTGCCGGGGCGACCTGCCGCCCACGGAAGGGGAGCGCGTCTATGATTTCGGCGCCGGACCGCAGGTGTCGCCCATCGGCCTGCGCGAACGCATGGGCCTCGTTTCCGCGGCCCTGCACGACAAATACGCCTGCTCCGACTGGCGCATCAGCGTGGAGGAGGCCGTTGCCTCGGCGTTCCAGGATTCCTGGCTCTGCTACAATCCGCCCCTGGAAAAGGAACGCGCCGAGGCCAGAGCCATGCTCGACGACCTCGGCATCGCCGACCTGGCCGACCAGCCTGTTTCCGGGCTTTCCACGGGACAACTCCGGGCTGTGCTTCTGGCCCGCGCCCTGGTCACGAGGCCGGAGGTGCTCTTTCTGGACGAGTGCCTGGACGGCCTGGACGCGGCTGCCCGCAAGCTGATCATGCAGCTCATGAACCGTGCGGCCGGGCGGTGCACCCTGGTTTGCGCCGTGCACCACCAGGCCGACATCCCGGCGTCGGTGCGCCGCGCCCTGCTCCTGCGCGAGGGGAGCGTCGTGGCTTCGGGAGCCCTGGAAGAGGTTGCGGCGCATCGGCGCGACCATGAGGACGGGGAGTGCCTCGCCGAGCTGCCGGCTCCGCCCGACCTGGACGTGCCCTACATCTTTCGGCTGGAGAACGTCTCCGTGGTTTTCGCGGGGCGCAAGGCCCTGGACGGACTGGACTGGACCGTGCGCCCCGGCGAGAACTGGGCCGTGCTCGGCGGCAACGGCGCGGGCAAGTCCACGCTGCTTCGGGTGCTCCTCGGCCTGGAGGACGTGTATCCGGGCGGACGCCTGGGCTGGTTCGGAGTGGACGAACTGCCGGACCTGACCGAGGTGCGCCGCAGGGTCGGCTATGCCTCGCCCCTGCTCCAGGGAAGCTACTCCTACGATCTGCCCGTCCGGGAAACGGTCTGGTCGGGCTATTTCGGCAGCGTCGGGCTCTACGAGCAGCCGGACGAGGAACAAAAGGCGCGGGCCGAGCTGTACCTGCGCTTCTTCGGCCTGGACCGTCTGGCGGACCGGCGCATCCGCAGTCTATCCTACGGCCAGCTGCGCCGCGTTCTTCTGGCCCGCGCCGCCGTGTCCGGCCCTGCGCTGCTGCTGCTCGACGAGCCTCTTTCCGGCCTGGACCGCCGCGCCCGGCCCAAGGTGCTCGGGCTGCTGGAACGCCTTGCCGCGACAGGAACCCATTTCGTCTATGTGACCCACCATGTCGAGGAGCTTTTCCCGGCCATCGATCACGTCCTGCATCTGGAACAGGGGCGGGCCGTGTATTGCGGGCTGCGCGAGAATCTTCGTTCTTGA
- a CDS encoding DUF2975 domain-containing protein, producing the protein MDRIKRVSVWFKWLFMAALVGLPLLNALLWTLVDRADLAGAVSVGGVNLAGIPMSDPLTWDARLLALGASLLPLGANMVALFNLVRLFGLYAAGEIFSVRNVRCIRFLGYALIARQAVDPLFQALLSAALTLHNPEGQRVISVGLSDTNVTELVIGFVILLVSWVMDEGRRLKDEEALVI; encoded by the coding sequence ATGGACAGGATCAAACGGGTCAGCGTCTGGTTCAAATGGCTGTTCATGGCGGCCCTTGTGGGGCTGCCCCTGCTGAATGCGCTGCTGTGGACCCTGGTGGACAGGGCCGATCTGGCGGGAGCGGTGAGCGTCGGCGGGGTCAATCTCGCCGGGATTCCCATGAGCGATCCCCTGACCTGGGACGCGCGGCTTCTGGCCCTGGGGGCGAGTCTGTTGCCCCTGGGCGCGAACATGGTCGCGCTGTTCAACCTGGTCCGGCTTTTCGGGCTGTATGCGGCCGGCGAGATCTTCTCGGTCCGCAACGTGCGCTGCATCCGCTTCCTCGGCTACGCGCTCATTGCGCGCCAGGCCGTGGACCCGCTTTTCCAGGCCCTGCTCAGCGCGGCGCTGACGCTGCACAATCCCGAAGGCCAGCGCGTGATCAGCGTGGGACTGAGCGATACCAACGTCACGGAACTGGTCATCGGCTTCGTCATTCTTCTGGTGTCCTGGGTCATGGACGAGGGCCGCAGGCTCAAGGACGAGGAAGCGCTCGTCATCTGA
- a CDS encoding helix-turn-helix domain-containing protein has protein sequence MSIVVNLDVMLARRKLSSKELAEAVGITVQNISILKTGKAKAIRFGTLDAICRFLECQPGDILEYRPEVEPLN, from the coding sequence ATGTCCATCGTCGTGAATCTGGACGTGATGCTCGCGCGCCGCAAGCTCAGCTCCAAGGAACTGGCCGAGGCCGTGGGCATCACCGTCCAGAACATCTCCATCCTCAAGACGGGAAAGGCCAAGGCCATCCGATTCGGCACGCTGGACGCCATCTGCCGTTTCCTTGAATGCCAGCCCGGCGATATTCTTGAATATCGGCCTGAGGTGGAACCGCTGAATTGA
- a CDS encoding HD domain-containing phosphohydrolase: protein MDNVCKRPMDIVKNIMSVIEELNHLKDVDTILDRVLFEARHLTRADAGSIFLIQDGQLRFSYVHNDTLFGNNGVNKHVYTDFTVPINDKSIVGYAALTGKTLVIDDAYELDKNLPYSFNRSFDEESGYATRSILTIPLKTLRGAAVGVLQLINARDEEGVVRPFNEDDLKYAPFFANHASVAIERGIMTRELILRMMKMAEMRDPSETGAHVMRVGSYTAELYHKIAQKLGLEEHEIRRTKDLIRLAAMLHDVGKVGIPDAILKKPGRLDKEEFATIQWHTVFGGALFVNTTSELDSLCLDIALHHHERWDGNGYPGVLNDDLARVERLCIQNLAGEDIPLPARICALADVYDALGSVRSYKNAWPEERILALVREERGRHFDPQVVDTFFEIYDTIQAIKSKYQERK, encoded by the coding sequence GTGGACAACGTGTGCAAACGTCCCATGGACATCGTGAAGAACATCATGTCGGTGATTGAGGAACTCAATCATCTCAAGGACGTGGACACGATCCTCGACCGCGTGCTGTTCGAGGCCCGGCACCTGACGCGGGCGGACGCCGGCTCCATATTCCTCATCCAGGACGGGCAACTGCGCTTCAGCTACGTGCACAACGATACGTTGTTCGGCAACAACGGCGTCAATAAGCACGTCTACACCGACTTCACCGTCCCCATCAACGACAAGTCCATCGTGGGCTACGCCGCGCTCACGGGCAAGACCCTGGTCATCGACGACGCCTACGAACTGGACAAGAATCTTCCATACAGCTTCAACCGCTCCTTTGACGAGGAAAGCGGATACGCCACCCGCTCGATCCTGACCATTCCCCTGAAGACCCTGCGCGGAGCCGCCGTGGGCGTTCTCCAGCTGATCAACGCGCGCGACGAGGAAGGCGTGGTCCGCCCCTTCAACGAGGACGACCTCAAGTATGCCCCGTTCTTCGCCAACCACGCTTCCGTGGCCATCGAACGCGGCATCATGACCCGCGAATTGATCCTGCGCATGATGAAGATGGCCGAAATGCGCGATCCGTCGGAAACGGGCGCCCACGTCATGCGCGTCGGCTCCTACACGGCGGAGCTGTACCACAAGATCGCCCAGAAGCTGGGACTGGAAGAGCACGAGATTCGCCGCACAAAAGACCTCATCCGCCTGGCGGCCATGCTCCACGACGTGGGCAAGGTCGGCATCCCGGACGCCATCCTGAAGAAGCCCGGTCGGCTGGACAAGGAGGAATTCGCCACGATCCAGTGGCACACGGTCTTCGGCGGCGCGCTGTTCGTGAACACGACTTCGGAACTGGACTCCCTCTGCCTGGACATCGCCCTGCACCACCACGAACGCTGGGACGGAAACGGCTATCCGGGCGTGCTGAACGACGACCTCGCGCGCGTTGAACGGCTCTGCATCCAGAATCTCGCCGGGGAGGACATTCCCCTGCCCGCCCGCATCTGCGCCCTGGCCGACGTGTACGACGCGCTCGGCTCCGTGCGCTCCTACAAGAATGCCTGGCCCGAAGAGCGCATCCTGGCGCTCGTCCGCGAAGAGCGGGGCCGCCACTTCGACCCGCAGGTCGTGGACACGTTTTTCGAGATCTACGACACCATCCAGGCCATCAAGAGCAAGTACCAGGAACGCAAATAA
- a CDS encoding phosphoribosylanthranilate isomerase, protein MLALAGFTHLGFPLGPGVVEEDVDAGEALRIVRSLAAAPDTADVCCVLITYLRKAEDVLELLRRSGMRAVQLHAPVDPASVAELRRADPSLLIFKSIVMGRTEDADPLTLARAHAPFVDAFLTDTYDPATGNSGATGRTHDWSLSRALVRAGLRPVILAGGLTPGNVAEAVQRVRPAGVDAHTGLEDANGAKDPEKARCFVRNALRVLPNVPEKGKQFPPFCR, encoded by the coding sequence ATGCTCGCGTTGGCCGGGTTCACGCATCTCGGCTTTCCCCTCGGCCCCGGCGTGGTCGAGGAGGATGTGGACGCGGGCGAGGCCCTGCGGATCGTCCGCTCCCTGGCGGCGGCCCCGGACACGGCAGACGTCTGCTGCGTGCTCATCACCTATCTGCGCAAAGCCGAGGACGTGCTGGAGCTGCTGCGCCGCTCCGGAATGCGCGCGGTCCAGCTGCATGCGCCCGTGGACCCCGCATCCGTCGCGGAGCTGCGCCGCGCCGATCCCTCGCTGCTCATTTTCAAGAGCATCGTCATGGGCCGGACAGAGGACGCGGACCCGCTGACCCTGGCCCGTGCGCACGCCCCGTTTGTCGACGCCTTTCTCACCGACACCTATGACCCCGCCACGGGAAACAGCGGGGCCACGGGCCGGACGCACGACTGGAGCCTGAGCCGGGCCTTGGTCCGGGCGGGCCTGCGCCCCGTGATTCTCGCTGGAGGGCTGACCCCTGGGAACGTGGCCGAGGCCGTGCAGAGGGTGCGGCCCGCAGGGGTGGACGCGCACACCGGGCTGGAGGACGCGAACGGTGCGAAAGATCCGGAAAAGGCCCGTTGCTTCGTCCGCAACGCTCTCCGGGTGTTGCCTAACGTTCCGGAAAAGGGTAAGCAGTTTCCACCTTTTTGCCGGTAG
- the infA gene encoding translation initiation factor IF-1 gives MAKEEAIEVEGIIQEALPNAMFRVELENGHNILGHISGKMRKHYIRILPGDKVKVELSPYDLTRGRITYRMR, from the coding sequence ATGGCGAAAGAAGAAGCCATCGAGGTGGAGGGCATCATTCAGGAGGCCCTTCCGAACGCCATGTTCCGAGTTGAGCTGGAAAACGGCCACAACATCCTGGGCCACATTTCCGGCAAGATGAGAAAGCACTACATCCGCATCCTGCCCGGAGACAAGGTCAAGGTGGAACTCTCCCCCTACGACCTGACGCGCGGCCGCATCACCTACCGCATGCGCTGA
- a CDS encoding cold-shock protein: protein MARHKGTVTWFNDIKGFGFIRTENGQDVFVNYQEIERDGFQTLNVGENVSFEIEGEEHAPKALRVVPEK, encoded by the coding sequence GTGGCCAGACACAAGGGCACGGTGACGTGGTTCAACGACATCAAAGGGTTCGGCTTCATCCGCACGGAAAACGGACAGGACGTGTTCGTGAACTACCAGGAGATCGAGCGCGACGGCTTCCAGACCCTGAACGTGGGCGAGAACGTCAGCTTCGAGATCGAAGGCGAGGAGCACGCGCCCAAGGCGCTGCGGGTCGTGCCCGAGAAATGA